The following coding sequences lie in one Capsicum annuum cultivar UCD-10X-F1 chromosome 5, UCD10Xv1.1, whole genome shotgun sequence genomic window:
- the LOC107853862 gene encoding xyloglucan endotransglucosylase protein 2 isoform X1 — MGFKWMLMLLVLLIRGAMGAMLNKPIDVPFGRNYEPSWARDHIKYFNHDTEIQLSLDNLTGTGFQSKGSYLFGHFAMHIKMVAGDSAGTVTAFYLSSQNNEHDEIDFEFLGNKTGEPYILQTNVYVGGKGDKEQRIYLWFDPTKEYHTYSVLWNLHQIVFFVDEYPIRVFKNSKDLGVKFPFDQPMKIYSSLWEADDWATRGGLEKIDWSNQPFVASYKGFHIDGCESSVNAKYCATQGKKWWDQKEFQDLDKNQWRLLRRVRDKYTIYNYCTDKKRYSTMPKECGRNRDVPRKSSKKN, encoded by the exons ATGGGGTTCAAATGGATGTTAATGTTGTTGGTATTATTGATAAGAGGAGCAATGGGTGCTATGCTCAATAAGCCAATAGATGTCCCATTTGGAAGAAACTATGAACCTAGTTGGGCAAGAGATCACATCAAATACTTCAATCATGACACTGAGATCCAACTATCCCTTGACAACCTTACTG gtactGGATTCCAATCAAAGGGATCTTACCTATTTGGCCACTTTGCCATGCACATAAAGATGGTTGCTGGTGATTCTGCAGGCACTGTCACTGCTTTCTAT CTATCTTCCCAAAATAATGAACATGATGAAATAGACTTTGAATTCTTGGGGAACAAAACAGGAGAACCATACATTTTACAAACAAATGTATATGTTGGAGGGAAAGGTGACAAAGAGCAAAGGATTTACTTATGGTTTGATCCAACAAAAGAGTATCACACTTATTCTGTCTTGTGGAATCTTCACCAAATTGT GTTCTTTGTGGATGAGTACCCCATAAGAGTATTCAAAAACAGCAAGGACTTAGGTGTCAAGttcccatttgaccaaccaatgAAGATATACTCAAGTCTATGGGAAGCAGATGATTGGGCAACAAGAGGTGGACTTGAAAAAATAGATTGGTCCAATCAACCTTTTGTTGCTTCATACAAAGGGTTTCACATTGATGGTTGTGAATCCTCAGTCAATGCAAAATATTGTGCCACTCAAGGTAAAAAATGGTGGGATCaaaaagaatttcaagatttggACAAAAATCAATGGAGACTTTTGAGAAGAGTTAGGGacaaatatacaatttataaTTATTGTACTGATAAAAAAAGGTACTCTACAATGCCAAAAGAGTGTGGGAGGAATAGAGATGTTCCAAGaaaatcatcaaagaaaaattga
- the LOC107853862 gene encoding xyloglucan endotransglucosylase protein 2 isoform X2: MLYIQQGRSQFRARSSSGPLRLVVCLPFYILNLLSTGFQSKGSYLFGHFAMHIKMVAGDSAGTVTAFYLSSQNNEHDEIDFEFLGNKTGEPYILQTNVYVGGKGDKEQRIYLWFDPTKEYHTYSVLWNLHQIVFFVDEYPIRVFKNSKDLGVKFPFDQPMKIYSSLWEADDWATRGGLEKIDWSNQPFVASYKGFHIDGCESSVNAKYCATQGKKWWDQKEFQDLDKNQWRLLRRVRDKYTIYNYCTDKKRYSTMPKECGRNRDVPRKSSKKN, from the exons ATGTTGTACATACAACAGGGCCGGAGCCAGTTTAGGGCTAGGAGTTCATCTGGACCCCTTCGGCTAGTCGTCTGTTTacctttttatattttaaatcttttaa gtactGGATTCCAATCAAAGGGATCTTACCTATTTGGCCACTTTGCCATGCACATAAAGATGGTTGCTGGTGATTCTGCAGGCACTGTCACTGCTTTCTAT CTATCTTCCCAAAATAATGAACATGATGAAATAGACTTTGAATTCTTGGGGAACAAAACAGGAGAACCATACATTTTACAAACAAATGTATATGTTGGAGGGAAAGGTGACAAAGAGCAAAGGATTTACTTATGGTTTGATCCAACAAAAGAGTATCACACTTATTCTGTCTTGTGGAATCTTCACCAAATTGT GTTCTTTGTGGATGAGTACCCCATAAGAGTATTCAAAAACAGCAAGGACTTAGGTGTCAAGttcccatttgaccaaccaatgAAGATATACTCAAGTCTATGGGAAGCAGATGATTGGGCAACAAGAGGTGGACTTGAAAAAATAGATTGGTCCAATCAACCTTTTGTTGCTTCATACAAAGGGTTTCACATTGATGGTTGTGAATCCTCAGTCAATGCAAAATATTGTGCCACTCAAGGTAAAAAATGGTGGGATCaaaaagaatttcaagatttggACAAAAATCAATGGAGACTTTTGAGAAGAGTTAGGGacaaatatacaatttataaTTATTGTACTGATAAAAAAAGGTACTCTACAATGCCAAAAGAGTGTGGGAGGAATAGAGATGTTCCAAGaaaatcatcaaagaaaaattga